The following proteins come from a genomic window of Alicyclobacillus dauci:
- the xylB gene encoding xylulokinase: MRKLEVVLGIDVGTSGTKVIAVDAHGDVQSSASANYEMDVPRIGYAEQHPDLWWDATVQGVQEVVAALNRKGVDYSVESISFSGQMHGLVVLDGDGRPLRPSIIWCDVRTIDEAAWLEQVVGRDRIIEWTSNPPLPNFTVTKLLWVKEHEPEVYRRIAHVMLPKDYVRYKMTGNVHTEVTDGSGTLLLDVGKREWSTQLCQALSVPSSWLPNVVESSTICGYLTEEVARTLGLQPGIPVVAGAGDQAAGALGAGVRRQGQVSMVLGTSGVVLTPTKRPLVDPSGALHSFCHAMPDMWFLMGVTQAAGGSLEWYRETFDAATEATGEHEDAFHVLLRGAERVVPGSEGLLFLPYLMGERTPILDPLARGAWIGLSRRHGQTHLIRALLEGVSLSLKDCWMAMGKQGVTATEWLVSGGGANSRLWVEILSACVDRSLEVVQARYGPALGAAMIASEGVGFGHRRDGVLTWGKPGDKVQGPSDWSPKYERLYELYRSAYVQLKGVFNALSYEI, encoded by the coding sequence ATGAGAAAATTGGAAGTTGTCCTAGGAATCGACGTTGGGACGTCAGGTACCAAAGTCATTGCTGTGGATGCGCACGGCGACGTTCAATCTTCGGCGTCAGCAAACTACGAAATGGACGTGCCGAGGATTGGCTACGCTGAGCAACACCCCGACTTGTGGTGGGATGCGACGGTACAAGGCGTTCAAGAGGTGGTTGCCGCGCTCAATCGCAAGGGCGTGGACTATTCAGTCGAAAGTATCAGTTTTTCGGGTCAAATGCACGGGTTGGTCGTGCTTGATGGCGACGGTAGACCACTGCGTCCATCTATTATTTGGTGTGACGTGCGAACCATAGATGAGGCAGCGTGGTTGGAACAGGTTGTAGGTCGGGATCGAATCATCGAATGGACCAGCAACCCGCCTTTACCGAACTTTACCGTCACGAAACTGCTCTGGGTAAAAGAGCACGAACCAGAAGTGTATCGTCGTATTGCGCACGTCATGTTGCCGAAAGACTACGTGCGTTATAAGATGACAGGCAACGTTCATACGGAAGTTACGGACGGATCGGGTACGTTGTTGCTCGACGTCGGTAAACGTGAATGGTCCACGCAGTTGTGCCAAGCACTGTCGGTTCCAAGCAGTTGGCTTCCAAACGTGGTCGAGTCCTCCACAATCTGCGGGTATTTGACAGAGGAAGTCGCGCGGACGTTGGGTTTGCAGCCAGGTATTCCGGTTGTCGCGGGCGCTGGAGATCAGGCAGCAGGTGCCTTAGGTGCTGGTGTACGTCGGCAAGGGCAGGTATCCATGGTACTGGGGACGTCGGGGGTGGTACTCACTCCGACCAAGCGTCCCCTTGTCGATCCCTCCGGAGCCTTGCACAGCTTCTGCCACGCCATGCCCGACATGTGGTTCTTGATGGGCGTGACGCAGGCGGCTGGGGGATCGCTTGAGTGGTATCGCGAGACGTTCGACGCAGCGACAGAGGCAACTGGGGAGCATGAAGACGCATTTCACGTGTTGCTCCGTGGTGCTGAGCGAGTGGTGCCAGGGAGTGAGGGACTGCTCTTTTTGCCCTATTTAATGGGTGAACGAACCCCTATCCTCGATCCGCTTGCGCGAGGAGCGTGGATCGGTCTGTCCCGTCGCCACGGGCAGACTCATCTGATACGCGCTTTGCTTGAGGGTGTTTCGCTCAGCCTAAAAGACTGTTGGATGGCGATGGGGAAACAAGGTGTGACAGCGACGGAGTGGCTGGTTTCGGGCGGGGGTGCGAACAGTCGGCTGTGGGTGGAGATTCTCTCAGCCTGTGTCGATAGATCTCTCGAAGTGGTGCAAGCCCGCTACGGACCGGCTTTGGGCGCAGCGATGATCGCCAGTGAAGGCGTCGGATTCGGCCATCGCCGTGACGGTGTCTTAACATGGGGCAAGCCCGGCGACAAGGTCCAAGGACCATCTGATTGGTCACCAAAGTACGAGCGGCTCTACGAGCTGTATCGCAGCGCCTATGTACAGCTAAAGGGTGTATTCAACGCACTTTCATATGAGATTTAA
- the mreB gene encoding rod shape-determining protein, with product MLAQKTIGIDLGTTNTVIYIEGKGVLLREQSVVAFNSLTETIEAVGDSAKEMIGRAPQDIKVIRPLERGVVTDFHAAAIMIRQFLKQVIHSKSPFITKPQVTLAVPTGATAVEKQAAHDVAIEAGAKQVHTIEKSLAAAIGAGLSVSEPKGNMVVHIGAGTTEAATISLGGIVTSTSVRVGGDDMDRAITQFVADAYNLLIGDRTAEAIKMAIATCQTANESETIQIRGRDVVDGLPKSISVKKDEMIAPLSKVVESIAACVVQTLEKTPPELAADIFSKGIVLTGGGSLLLQVKDAISAVTGLAITRTDDPFDCVAIGTGRYMARSSQVSHDSKLNWRLLGARA from the coding sequence TTGTTAGCTCAAAAAACCATCGGAATCGACCTTGGGACAACGAATACAGTGATTTACATTGAAGGAAAAGGTGTTCTTTTGCGAGAGCAATCTGTCGTCGCTTTCAACTCTCTCACAGAAACGATTGAGGCAGTGGGGGACAGTGCCAAGGAGATGATTGGGAGAGCACCTCAGGACATCAAGGTCATTAGACCGCTTGAACGCGGCGTGGTTACTGATTTCCATGCGGCAGCTATCATGATCCGGCAGTTTCTGAAACAAGTCATTCACTCAAAGTCGCCATTTATTACAAAACCCCAAGTGACGCTCGCAGTACCGACAGGGGCGACCGCCGTCGAAAAACAAGCGGCTCACGACGTGGCCATCGAAGCGGGTGCGAAGCAGGTTCATACAATTGAAAAGTCGCTAGCTGCTGCAATCGGGGCGGGACTCTCTGTTTCTGAACCCAAAGGAAACATGGTTGTTCATATCGGAGCTGGTACGACTGAGGCTGCAACCATTTCCCTCGGTGGGATCGTGACATCGACATCGGTCAGGGTTGGTGGTGACGATATGGACCGGGCGATAACACAGTTTGTCGCGGATGCATACAACCTGTTGATCGGTGATAGAACGGCTGAGGCGATCAAAATGGCAATTGCCACGTGTCAAACAGCTAACGAGTCGGAGACAATACAAATCCGTGGGCGGGATGTTGTCGACGGTTTGCCCAAATCCATATCAGTGAAAAAAGATGAAATGATTGCGCCATTATCTAAGGTCGTGGAGAGCATAGCGGCCTGTGTGGTACAGACATTGGAAAAGACACCTCCTGAGTTAGCGGCTGATATTTTTTCCAAAGGGATTGTTCTCACAGGGGGTGGGTCGCTCCTGCTTCAAGTTAAGGACGCTATCTCTGCCGTTACGGGCTTAGCTATAACACGAACAGATGATCCATTTGATTGTGTAGCGATTGGAACAGGGCGGTACATGGCACGCAGTTCGCAAGTCAGTCACGATTCTAAGCTGAACTGGAGATTGTTAGGGGCACGCGCTTAG
- a CDS encoding Gfo/Idh/MocA family protein, with amino-acid sequence MSNDSRREVGIGMIGYKFMGKAHSHAYRDLPFFFDPQVVPRLRVIAGRDDQGVQAAALKMGWQSFETDWRKLLERKDVDVIDIVTPNNTHAEMAMAAAKAGKHIICEKPLAMSLDEAQKMVQAVEEAGVVHMICHNYRFAPAVQLAKQLIESGKLGRIYHIRATYLQDWIMDPSFPLSWRLRKDTTGTGALGDIGAHIIDLARFLIGEFTEVTGMMETFIRERPIGEMNGGLSATSSGNEMGTVDVDDASAFLARFDNGALGVFEATRFAGGNRNGNRFEINGEKGSIRWDLENMNLLRVYFSDDEPGLQGFRTINCTEETHPYAGAYWPSGHIIGYEHTFINLFSEFMNGIAEGRSPNPNFYDGFRNQAVLAAVEQSVRDKSWARVQS; translated from the coding sequence ATGTCTAACGACTCGCGTCGCGAGGTTGGGATTGGCATGATTGGATATAAGTTCATGGGCAAAGCGCACAGTCATGCATACCGTGACCTACCCTTTTTCTTCGATCCACAGGTTGTGCCTCGGCTCCGGGTCATCGCCGGTCGCGATGACCAGGGCGTCCAAGCGGCAGCTCTGAAGATGGGATGGCAGTCGTTTGAGACTGATTGGCGCAAGTTGCTCGAGCGCAAGGATGTCGACGTCATAGACATTGTTACACCAAACAACACGCATGCGGAGATGGCCATGGCGGCGGCCAAAGCCGGGAAGCACATCATCTGCGAAAAGCCTCTGGCGATGAGTCTGGATGAAGCGCAGAAAATGGTCCAGGCCGTGGAGGAAGCCGGCGTCGTTCACATGATCTGTCACAACTATCGGTTTGCACCGGCTGTTCAACTAGCGAAGCAACTCATTGAGTCGGGAAAACTCGGTCGTATCTACCACATTCGTGCAACCTACTTACAGGATTGGATTATGGACCCAAGTTTCCCCCTCTCTTGGCGTCTTCGCAAGGACACTACCGGCACAGGAGCGTTGGGAGACATCGGGGCACACATTATCGATCTCGCCCGTTTCTTGATTGGCGAATTTACGGAAGTGACCGGAATGATGGAGACCTTCATTAGAGAACGCCCAATTGGAGAGATGAACGGCGGCTTGTCGGCGACCAGTTCTGGGAACGAGATGGGTACTGTCGATGTGGATGATGCTTCGGCGTTTCTAGCTCGATTTGACAACGGTGCACTGGGCGTCTTCGAAGCAACTCGCTTTGCCGGCGGTAATCGCAATGGAAATCGTTTTGAGATCAACGGGGAAAAAGGTTCTATCCGATGGGATTTAGAGAACATGAACCTGCTCAGGGTGTACTTCTCAGATGATGAGCCCGGATTGCAGGGGTTCCGCACCATTAATTGCACCGAAGAGACTCATCCGTACGCGGGTGCGTACTGGCCATCAGGTCACATCATCGGGTATGAGCATACCTTTATCAATCTCTTTTCCGAGTTTATGAATGGCATTGCGGAGGGGAGAAGTCCAAACCCAAATTTCTACGACGGTTTCCGAAATCAAGCTGTTCTCGCAGCCGTGGAACAATCTGTGCGAGATAAGTCCTGGGCACGCGTGCAATCATGA
- a CDS encoding response regulator transcription factor, which produces MAQSVLLVDDEPKVIDVIKPFLEREGFEVHVAFDGGSAISRVEQVKPDLVILDWMLPGMSGIDVCRHLRSTGNLVPIIMVTARTEEVDRVLGLEMGADDYITKPFSLRELVARVRSVLRRSQQQPSGESVYVRGNLKIDESRFRVWKDDAEIVLTPAEFQILVTLAAKPGVVYSRLQLLQTVMGNAYMNYERTIDSHISHLRRKLEDDPSNPKFIQTVHGMGYRFGDNL; this is translated from the coding sequence GTGGCCCAAAGTGTTCTCCTTGTGGATGACGAACCAAAGGTCATCGACGTAATCAAACCCTTTCTTGAACGTGAAGGATTCGAAGTTCACGTTGCGTTTGACGGCGGTTCAGCCATTTCGCGTGTGGAACAGGTTAAACCGGATTTGGTTATCCTCGATTGGATGTTGCCTGGGATGAGTGGTATAGACGTATGTCGCCATCTTCGCTCCACCGGGAATCTCGTCCCTATCATCATGGTCACTGCGAGGACGGAAGAGGTTGACCGGGTGTTGGGATTGGAAATGGGCGCTGACGATTATATTACAAAGCCCTTTAGCTTACGGGAACTGGTCGCTCGAGTTCGATCTGTGCTCAGGCGTTCGCAACAACAGCCAAGTGGCGAATCTGTGTACGTTCGAGGCAATCTAAAAATTGACGAGTCGCGTTTTCGAGTGTGGAAGGACGATGCAGAAATCGTTCTCACACCTGCAGAGTTTCAGATTTTAGTGACATTGGCAGCCAAACCCGGTGTCGTATACAGCAGACTACAACTTCTTCAAACCGTTATGGGGAACGCATACATGAATTACGAGCGCACAATTGATAGTCACATAAGCCATCTTCGAAGAAAGCTCGAAGACGACCCATCCAATCCCAAGTTTATCCAGACTGTTCACGGCATGGGTTACCGTTTCGGTGATAACCTGTGA
- a CDS encoding DedA family protein, translating to MNLAYMISTYGFLGLFVMLCLEYLILVVPGETILTTVGMLSRSGTYHFSLITLILVTGLGTFAGSVIAYGIGRLFGRPILLKYGKYVFLTTKRLEQSETLFQKRVVLTLLVSKYIAVVRDIVPYIAGMNRVRLQLFIPLSLVSSFLWTATFIEAGGIVGRLWQSLHRHWRGELLPIVLIALSAGVAYWYIHKRLTKLMGHPVNTDTQGTSK from the coding sequence ATGAATCTCGCTTATATGATCAGTACCTATGGCTTTCTAGGCCTCTTCGTCATGCTATGTCTTGAGTACTTAATATTGGTTGTACCTGGTGAAACCATCCTTACAACAGTGGGCATGCTGTCGCGTTCGGGTACATATCACTTCAGTTTGATTACGCTCATTTTGGTAACGGGACTGGGAACATTTGCGGGCTCCGTGATCGCTTATGGAATAGGGCGACTATTTGGTCGCCCCATTTTACTCAAGTACGGCAAGTATGTATTTTTGACTACAAAAAGATTGGAGCAAAGTGAAACCTTATTTCAGAAGAGGGTTGTCTTAACCTTACTAGTGTCGAAGTATATTGCCGTCGTCCGCGACATTGTTCCCTATATCGCGGGGATGAATCGAGTCCGTTTACAGCTTTTTATCCCATTGTCACTGGTTTCGTCATTTCTCTGGACGGCCACATTTATTGAAGCAGGGGGAATTGTGGGGAGGCTTTGGCAGTCGCTTCATCGTCATTGGCGCGGGGAATTGTTACCCATCGTTTTGATAGCCCTAAGTGCTGGGGTTGCATACTGGTACATCCACAAACGTTTGACGAAACTGATGGGACATCCTGTAAATACGGATACACAGGGTACAAGTAAATAG
- the xylA gene encoding xylose isomerase, which translates to MAYFPDVEKVTYEGRQSRNPLAFKYYNPTEIVAGKTMAEHLRFAVSYWHTFTLTGTDPFGQPTMVRPWDGFSGLDLAKKRVEAAFEFFDKLGVAYFCFHDRDIAPEGDTLRETNRNLDIIVSMIKDYMTTSAKKLLWNTQNMFSHPRFVHGAATSPNADVFAYSAAQVKKGLEVALELEAENYVFWGGREGYETLLNTNLQLELDNLARLLKMACDYADEIGFKGQLLVEPKPKEPTKHQYDFDAATTIAFLQRYGLSDRFKLNVEANHASLAGHTFDHELAVSRVNGMLGSVDANQGDALLGWDTDEFPTDLYSTTLAMVQILKNGGLHSGGLNFDAKVRRGSMTPLDLFYGHIVGMDSFARGLKVAARLIEDAVFDDVITERYASYQRGIGADIVSGKSTLKSLEEYILDKQVTVQESGRQEFLLAKLNQYLLEVE; encoded by the coding sequence ATGGCATACTTCCCAGACGTCGAGAAAGTCACATATGAGGGACGGCAATCTCGAAATCCTCTTGCTTTTAAGTACTATAATCCGACCGAGATCGTAGCAGGCAAAACGATGGCTGAACATCTTCGTTTTGCCGTTAGTTACTGGCATACGTTTACCTTAACGGGCACAGATCCGTTTGGCCAGCCGACGATGGTTCGTCCGTGGGACGGTTTTAGCGGGCTAGACTTGGCGAAGAAACGTGTCGAGGCGGCATTTGAATTCTTCGACAAGTTGGGTGTGGCGTATTTTTGTTTTCACGACCGGGATATTGCGCCGGAAGGCGACACACTTCGCGAGACAAATCGAAACCTTGATATTATTGTGTCAATGATTAAGGACTACATGACAACGTCGGCGAAGAAGCTGTTGTGGAACACACAAAATATGTTCTCCCACCCCCGTTTCGTACATGGTGCAGCGACATCGCCGAATGCGGACGTATTTGCCTATTCGGCAGCACAAGTGAAGAAGGGGCTTGAGGTGGCCCTTGAACTGGAGGCAGAGAATTATGTCTTTTGGGGTGGACGAGAAGGCTATGAAACGCTACTGAACACGAATTTGCAACTGGAGCTGGACAATCTGGCACGGTTGCTAAAAATGGCGTGCGATTATGCGGACGAGATCGGATTTAAAGGGCAGTTATTAGTCGAACCAAAGCCGAAGGAACCTACAAAGCATCAATATGACTTCGATGCAGCGACGACCATTGCGTTTTTGCAAAGATACGGGTTGAGCGACCGATTTAAACTGAATGTTGAGGCAAATCACGCATCCCTTGCAGGACACACATTTGACCACGAGTTGGCCGTCAGCCGGGTGAACGGAATGCTCGGGTCGGTCGATGCGAATCAAGGGGATGCGCTACTAGGTTGGGATACGGATGAGTTTCCTACGGATCTTTACAGTACAACGCTGGCGATGGTTCAAATTTTGAAAAACGGCGGACTACATTCCGGGGGGCTCAATTTTGACGCGAAAGTGCGGCGCGGCTCAATGACTCCGCTCGATCTCTTTTATGGCCACATCGTCGGCATGGATAGCTTTGCTCGCGGTCTCAAAGTGGCGGCTAGACTCATTGAAGATGCTGTATTCGATGATGTGATTACAGAGCGATATGCAAGCTACCAAAGAGGTATTGGCGCGGACATCGTTTCTGGTAAGTCCACCCTGAAATCGCTCGAAGAGTATATTCTTGATAAGCAGGTCACTGTACAGGAATCGGGTCGGCAAGAATTCCTGCTTGCAAAGTTGAATCAATACTTGTTGGAAGTGGAATGA
- a CDS encoding sensor histidine kinase codes for MKITVTRKVFLIIATLIAFMSGAFFTLAHNDLEGMFRTYASEARHRTAVQWADVISYFYQTENHSWVNVTDSLTKMMSQNRAQHDLPQQLIVLDGQNHIIVQAGVQTGMRDRSMYTTVPIMEGDRQIGTLLIYGEGLDPLYEIEETVIHTMTLATMWGIIIASALALLSGALMARRMTRPLKFILKAIKQITRGELDTQIPVTSTDEFGQVARAFNEMTRQLAATEEARKHLVADVAHELRIPLTIMQGQLELIQQGVRGPKPEDLLPIHDEVIRLSRLVQDLHQLSQAEVGKLQLRKQPTDIVHFLQRLLENFEVEAMDKKIKLELQTIDEQLPMLKVDPDRLTQVFVNLLGNALRYTPDEGTVRVEVTRSGDFVEVALSDTGPGIDPNHVPFIFNRFYRGDEDRSRGTGGTGLGLAIAKEFVEAHQGKIEVTSELGMGTTFVVSLPIN; via the coding sequence GTGAAAATCACCGTTACGAGGAAAGTTTTCCTCATTATCGCGACGTTGATTGCTTTTATGTCGGGAGCGTTTTTTACCCTTGCTCACAATGATTTGGAAGGTATGTTCCGCACCTATGCCAGTGAAGCCCGCCACCGGACAGCCGTCCAATGGGCAGACGTCATCAGTTATTTTTATCAAACGGAAAATCACTCGTGGGTTAATGTAACTGATAGCTTAACGAAGATGATGTCTCAAAACAGGGCGCAGCACGATCTCCCCCAACAACTCATCGTACTTGATGGCCAAAATCATATTATTGTCCAAGCCGGCGTCCAAACGGGGATGAGGGATAGAAGCATGTATACCACTGTGCCGATTATGGAGGGGGATCGGCAGATTGGTACACTGCTTATTTACGGTGAGGGCTTAGATCCCTTATACGAGATTGAGGAAACGGTCATTCATACGATGACGCTCGCTACGATGTGGGGCATTATTATCGCCTCGGCCCTGGCGTTATTGTCTGGTGCGTTGATGGCAAGGCGCATGACTCGCCCCCTCAAGTTCATTTTGAAGGCCATCAAGCAAATTACGCGAGGAGAACTGGACACACAAATTCCGGTTACATCCACAGATGAGTTTGGTCAAGTGGCCCGTGCATTCAATGAGATGACAAGGCAACTTGCGGCTACGGAAGAGGCGAGAAAGCATTTGGTTGCTGATGTCGCACATGAACTTCGTATACCGCTTACGATCATGCAAGGTCAGTTAGAACTCATTCAACAAGGTGTGCGTGGACCAAAACCTGAAGATTTATTGCCAATTCACGACGAGGTCATTCGGCTTTCGCGGCTCGTGCAAGACCTTCATCAACTGTCCCAAGCTGAGGTTGGGAAACTCCAACTACGAAAACAGCCTACGGACATCGTGCACTTTCTTCAGCGGCTTCTTGAGAACTTCGAAGTCGAGGCGATGGATAAAAAAATCAAGTTGGAATTACAAACGATAGACGAGCAACTCCCGATGTTAAAAGTTGATCCGGATAGACTCACTCAAGTATTTGTAAACCTGCTGGGCAATGCCCTCCGGTATACTCCGGATGAAGGTACGGTTCGTGTCGAAGTGACGCGATCGGGTGATTTTGTCGAGGTTGCCTTGTCGGACACAGGTCCTGGAATAGATCCAAATCATGTTCCATTTATCTTTAATCGGTTTTATCGCGGAGACGAAGATCGATCCAGGGGTACAGGTGGCACTGGTCTCGGTCTCGCGATCGCGAAAGAATTCGTTGAAGCTCATCAAGGGAAAATTGAAGTCACGAGTGAATTGGGTATGGGGACTACATTTGTTGTGAGCCTGCCAATCAATTGA
- a CDS encoding PIN/TRAM domain-containing protein, whose amino-acid sequence MLKFVTVSCFATIGGVMGYSFTPELFRMFGFSVFPSSSRWIGAISLAIICLLLSIWLVKYVVSFVSWVETRLKHTPFLNIASGCLGLTIGLLIAYMVGPEIRLIPLIGGEVQFFVSVGLGYLGVRIGLVKRSELFKLFFQRTVQKSPETQLVSKELGNHSMDKLLDTSVIIDGRIVELARTGIIDGSLVVPSFVLYELQHLADSSNDLIRNRGRRGLDVLNTIQREQKVHVEIQEIDFEDVSEVDSKLIRLAKQRNATIFTNDFNLNKVCQVQGIPVLNMNDLANAIKQVILPGEELDVAVVKEGKEANQGVGYLEDGTMIVIEGGRRLIGTNVRIYVTSLLQTSSGRMVFAKPKIQSAM is encoded by the coding sequence ATGTTAAAATTCGTCACTGTATCATGTTTTGCCACTATCGGCGGCGTAATGGGCTATTCGTTTACGCCAGAGTTGTTCAGGATGTTCGGATTCAGTGTGTTTCCAAGTTCTTCACGATGGATTGGAGCCATTTCACTAGCAATCATTTGCCTGCTCTTATCTATATGGCTTGTGAAGTATGTCGTGTCCTTCGTCAGTTGGGTAGAGACGAGACTGAAACATACGCCCTTTTTAAATATCGCTTCGGGATGTCTGGGTTTGACGATAGGACTTCTTATCGCCTACATGGTGGGGCCGGAGATTCGCTTGATTCCGCTTATTGGTGGCGAAGTTCAGTTTTTTGTCAGTGTGGGCCTGGGGTACTTGGGTGTCCGAATCGGACTTGTCAAACGCAGCGAATTATTTAAGTTATTCTTTCAGAGAACCGTTCAAAAAAGCCCAGAAACACAACTTGTGTCCAAAGAACTAGGAAATCATTCAATGGATAAGTTGTTGGACACAAGCGTCATCATCGATGGGCGCATTGTGGAGTTAGCACGGACAGGTATCATTGATGGGTCTCTGGTCGTACCATCGTTTGTGCTCTATGAATTACAACATTTAGCTGATTCATCAAACGATTTAATTCGAAACCGTGGACGACGCGGTTTAGATGTACTTAATACGATTCAACGAGAGCAAAAAGTACACGTTGAGATCCAGGAAATTGATTTTGAAGACGTAAGCGAAGTGGACAGTAAATTAATTCGTCTTGCGAAGCAGCGTAATGCGACGATTTTCACGAATGACTTTAATCTGAATAAAGTTTGCCAAGTACAAGGTATTCCAGTCCTTAATATGAATGACTTGGCGAATGCCATCAAGCAGGTCATTCTGCCCGGTGAAGAATTGGACGTGGCTGTCGTTAAGGAAGGTAAAGAGGCGAATCAAGGCGTGGGCTATTTGGAAGATGGTACAATGATCGTGATCGAAGGCGGCCGGAGGCTAATCGGGACAAACGTGCGGATATATGTCACATCTTTGTTGCAAACATCATCTGGCCGAATGGTCTTTGCAAAACCAAAAATACAGTCTGCCATGTGA
- a CDS encoding ROK family transcriptional regulator gives MTRTADPAFMKATNKHIVLDKIRFHSPISRAQISAETGLNKATVSALIDELIQEGLAIEVGHGQSRVGRRPIMLLFNEQVANVLGVELGVEYIRIVVTNLAAKVLKTYDFELPHHMDPTGVIETVMSAVHEAIADAPPSKHGIIGIGIGVPGLVDYHRGIVLKAPHLNWDNVPIKAMLETRFGKPVFVDNEANAGALGEKMYGVGTNVENLLYISAGTGIGTGIVLHNELLRGADGVAGEYGHMSIDLNGAKCLCGNHGCWELYASERALVANFEKLTGRQTDFKSIVASLENSDPAALQAFRSVGQYLGIGATNLINGLNPSMVILGNRLARGGKCVLDGLQHVIQTRCFIAPYSKLSVQVSALGRDACPVGAAALVLHDFFAGPKAEV, from the coding sequence ATGACACGGACCGCTGACCCAGCTTTTATGAAGGCAACCAACAAGCATATCGTGCTCGACAAGATACGCTTTCACAGTCCCATATCGAGGGCACAAATTTCTGCGGAAACAGGACTTAATAAAGCGACCGTATCAGCCCTCATCGATGAACTCATTCAAGAGGGGTTGGCGATAGAAGTTGGACACGGACAGTCTCGAGTGGGACGGAGACCCATTATGCTCTTGTTCAACGAACAGGTGGCCAACGTACTTGGGGTGGAGCTCGGTGTCGAATACATTCGCATTGTGGTTACCAATTTAGCGGCAAAGGTGCTCAAGACGTATGATTTTGAACTTCCACATCATATGGATCCGACAGGAGTGATTGAGACGGTGATGTCGGCCGTCCATGAGGCTATTGCGGACGCCCCGCCGTCGAAACATGGAATCATCGGTATCGGCATTGGGGTACCGGGATTGGTAGACTATCACCGAGGTATTGTTCTTAAGGCACCGCATCTAAATTGGGATAATGTCCCCATCAAGGCGATGCTCGAAACCAGGTTCGGAAAGCCCGTATTTGTTGACAACGAGGCTAACGCTGGTGCACTGGGCGAGAAGATGTACGGTGTGGGCACAAACGTCGAGAATCTGTTGTACATCAGTGCGGGGACAGGAATCGGCACGGGGATTGTGCTCCACAACGAACTACTGCGCGGGGCTGATGGAGTCGCTGGGGAGTACGGGCATATGAGTATCGATCTCAACGGTGCGAAATGCCTCTGCGGCAATCACGGATGTTGGGAACTATACGCGTCTGAGCGAGCGCTTGTCGCAAACTTCGAAAAACTAACCGGTCGTCAGACAGACTTCAAAAGCATTGTGGCGTCTCTGGAAAACTCGGATCCCGCTGCATTGCAGGCGTTTCGTTCGGTCGGGCAGTACCTCGGGATCGGGGCGACAAACCTCATTAACGGGTTGAACCCGTCCATGGTGATTCTCGGGAATAGACTCGCCCGAGGCGGGAAATGCGTACTGGATGGGCTTCAACATGTCATTCAAACGCGATGTTTTATCGCCCCGTACTCGAAATTGTCCGTTCAGGTTTCCGCCCTCGGACGAGATGCGTGTCCGGTCGGGGCTGCGGCACTGGTGTTACACGACTTTTTTGCCGGACCGAAGGCGGAGGTCTAA